The Bacteroidia bacterium DNA segment CAAAAACTAAAATTTCCTTTTCCCTCGCAGTAAGCATTATTTCAGGTGTATCACCGCTTAATATAACTGATGATTTGATATAAAAATCTTCCTCTTTTGTAATATTTTGAATGCCTTCAGAAAAATAAGTTCCACCTTCATATACTATTTTCAATGCCTTAATTAATTCTTCTTTTGTAATATTCTTAAGAAGATAACCCTTGATTCCAAGTTTTTCTAGTTTACTTAAAAATCTACTGCCTTTCTGATGGGTAAGCATTAATATTTTTTGCTCTGGTTTAAATTTTTGAATTTCTTCCACAATTTCAAGACCAGTCATATCTGTAAGGTGAAGATCTAACAATAGTATATCACAATTTCTCTTCTTTAAAACTGAAATGGCTTCTGCTCCCGAATTACATTTTGTAACAACTTTAAAATCATCCCCTTTTGTCAACAACAATTCAAGTCCATCAATATATAAAGAATGATCATCGGCAAGTATTAATGAAATCATTTGTCAATAATTAAAATCTATTCAAATATAACAATTATTCTCAACTATAAAAAAAGAGAAATTAATGTGTTATATGAATTCCGGTATTTGTAAGAAATAATTTAATTGCAATTGCCAAAAGAATTATACCAAAGAATTTTCTTAATATCATAATTCCAGCTTTTCCAATAATTCTCTCGAACCATTCCGCAGATTTAACAACAACGTACACAATAACCATATTTAACACTAATGCAATTAAAATATTGGCAGCATGATATTCTGCTTTTAAAGAAAGCATGGATGTAATAGCTCCTGCACCAGCAACTAAAGGAAATGCGATAGGAACAATACTTACTCCTGCCGGTGTACTACCACGAAAAAAATCAATTCCTAAAACCATTTCTAATCCAACAAAAAACACAACAAGTGAACCGGCAATAGCAAAAGAATATATATCAACTCCAAAAATACCTAATAAAGGTTCGCCAATAAAGAAAAAAAGCAACATAATACCTAATGCAAATGAAGCTGCCTTTAATGCATCAATTTTTCCATGCTTTTGCTTTAAATCAATAATAATTGGTAAAGATCCTGTAATATCAATTACAGCAAAAAGTACCATGAATGCTGAGAATATTTCACGAAAATTTAGATGTAAGTCAAACATATAAAATAATTTGACGCAAAGATATGAAAAATATTTTTGTTACTGTCAGGTCGAAAGACCTAACATACTATGTTTTGCAGTCATGTCTTTCGACCTGACTGCAAGATTTTTTATTTTACTAATTTCATTTCATCAATAAGATTTTTTGCACCGGCAAATTTATCTATTACAAAAAGAACATATCGTACATCAACGTTTATGCACTTTTGCAATGTGTTTTCATAGGCTATATCGCCACTCATTGCCTCCCAGTTACCATCAAATGCAATTCCTATAAGTTCTCCATTTCCGTTAATTACAGCACTACCAGAATTTCCGCCGGTAATATCGTTATTTGTTGTAAAGCAAACACGCATCTCGCCTGTTGTTGCAGCATACTGACCAAAATCTTTTTTATTATAAAGATCTTTTAGTTTTGGAGAAACAACAAATTCGTCATTTTTAGGATCTTCTTTCTCCATTATGCCGGTTAAGGTAGTATAATAATGATATGACACAGCGTCAGTAGGCTTATAATCACCTACTGTGCCATATGTTAATCGTATTGTTGAATTAGCATCAGGATAGAAAGATTTATTTGTCTGCATTTCCATAATACCTTTCTCAAATAGTCTTTTTGCATTTTTAGCATCATCAGACTCTAGCCCTTCTAAACTGTAATAACGCATAACAATTTGACGAGCAATGTCAAACGCATAATCATTTTCAATTATTTTTTTTGAAGGCTTATCTAAAAATTTATTAAATCTTTCTTCGTCGGCAAAAATCGATTTTTTATACACCTCATCGGCAAATTTATTAAAATCGCCTTTAAATTTATTTTGTATTGTTGAAAATATCTCTAAATGGTAGGTTTGTGGTAAGTCCTCATAATACATTTTTAAAAGGGCAATAAATATTTTCTTATCTGTTGATTGATTATAATCTTTAAAAAAAGCTTTAGCTGCTATTTTTATTTCTTGAGCAGTAGTTGTTATAGCCTGTTCATCTGGTTTTTCAGTTGACAAAATCTGATAAAGTTGCATAGATTGAAATGGAAATAACACTAATTCTGGTCCCTGAAATAAAGCTTCAGATACATATTGGTATGCCAAGGATTTTTCTTTAGTATCAGAATATGATTTTTCGATTGTAGAAAGAACATTTCCATATAATTTCTGACGTTCGGGTGAAGCATTTACCCAATCGGTAAATTGCTTTTCTAATGTTTGCTTTTTTCCAATAACATCTAATCTTCTTAATCCTTTGTTCTGACCAATAAAATATTTCCAGTAATTTGCAGTCTGAGCATATTTTGAAGCATACTGAATTCTTATTTTATCAGATACATCCATATCTTCTTTCATCAATTCAAGCTTTTTTGTACGAATTTTAATTGCTGCCGGATTTAACACTTCCATCTGCTCTTTTACACCATAAGAAGTTAAATATCGCTCAGTTGTTCCGGGAAATCCAATAACCATAGCATAATCGCCTTTCTCCTGACCCTTTAAAGAAATAGGCAAAAACTGTTTTGGTTGATAAGGAATATTATCTTTTGAATATTTTGCTGGTTTCCCATCTGGACCTGAATAAACTCTTAAAATAGAAAAATCTCCGGTATGTCTGGGCCACATCCAGTTATCAGTATCACCGCCAAATTTTCCTATTGATGAAGGTGGTGCACCAACTAATCTTACATCCTTAAAAGTTTCAAAAACAAACAAGAAATACTGATTCCCGGCAAACATATCAACTACCTCAACATTATAACCATTACCAGTTTTAGCTTCCTTTTCAATTTCTTTTATAATCTTTTCTATTGCTGCTTGTCTTTTTTCATAAGAAAAATCTTCGGTAATATCTTTTAATACCCTATCGGTAACATCTTCTATTCTTACAAGAAATGAGGCACAAACTCCTTCGTTTGATAATTCCTGATCTTTTGACATTGCCCAAAAACCATCGGTTAAATAATCGTGTTCAACAGAGCTATGATTTTGAATTGCATCAAAACCACAATGATGATTGGTAAATAAAAGTCCTTGTGCAGAAACTACTTCAGCAGAACAGAAAAAACCCATTGGATAACTCTCATTACTTAATCCGCAAATAGCATCCTTTAAACTTGCTTTATTAATATTATAAATATCTTCAGGGGTTAACTTCAACCCTTGACGACGCATATCGTCATAGTTTTTGTTAATTAAAGACAAAATCCACATCCCCTCATCAGCTTTAACCGAACTGGTAAAAGCAATGAATAAAGCAATAAAAAACACAAATAATTTTTTTGTCATTTTCTTAAAATATAAGATTTTTCAATTACAAATTTTTACAAATTAAATCATTCTAAAAGGGTTTTCAAAGAATTTTTGAAAGCAATTTACCAATCTTAAGTTTTTAAACATTAAATTGAATTAAATTTGGACCATGCAAAATATCAGATCAATTTCTAGTGATTCTATTATTGAATTTTTAGAAAGTAATAACGAAAAAGCATTTAGAGCAAACCAGATTCTTGACTGGCTTTGGAAATATCGTGTTGAATCGTTTGATCAAATGAAAAACTTATCAAAAAATCTACAGGAAGTTTTATCTAAAAAATATTTTATCGATGCTGCAAAAATAACTACCCAGCAATTTTCTGATGATAATACAATAAAAGTAGCATTTACGCTTTTTGACAACCAAACAGTCGAAGGGGTTCTAATTCCTTCTGATAAACGGGTAAC contains these protein-coding regions:
- a CDS encoding response regulator transcription factor — its product is MISLILADDHSLYIDGLELLLTKGDDFKVVTKCNSGAEAISVLKKRNCDILLLDLHLTDMTGLEIVEEIQKFKPEQKILMLTHQKGSRFLSKLEKLGIKGYLLKNITKEELIKALKIVYEGGTYFSEGIQNITKEEDFYIKSSVILSGDTPEIMLTAREKEILVFVCNELSSAEIAKKLFISIGTVDTHRKNILQKLGISNTVGLVKYALKHGLLNTEE
- a CDS encoding MarC family protein; this translates as MFDLHLNFREIFSAFMVLFAVIDITGSLPIIIDLKQKHGKIDALKAASFALGIMLLFFFIGEPLLGIFGVDIYSFAIAGSLVVFFVGLEMVLGIDFFRGSTPAGVSIVPIAFPLVAGAGAITSMLSLKAEYHAANILIALVLNMVIVYVVVKSAEWFERIIGKAGIMILRKFFGIILLAIAIKLFLTNTGIHITH
- a CDS encoding S46 family peptidase, with protein sequence MTKKLFVFFIALFIAFTSSVKADEGMWILSLINKNYDDMRRQGLKLTPEDIYNINKASLKDAICGLSNESYPMGFFCSAEVVSAQGLLFTNHHCGFDAIQNHSSVEHDYLTDGFWAMSKDQELSNEGVCASFLVRIEDVTDRVLKDITEDFSYEKRQAAIEKIIKEIEKEAKTGNGYNVEVVDMFAGNQYFLFVFETFKDVRLVGAPPSSIGKFGGDTDNWMWPRHTGDFSILRVYSGPDGKPAKYSKDNIPYQPKQFLPISLKGQEKGDYAMVIGFPGTTERYLTSYGVKEQMEVLNPAAIKIRTKKLELMKEDMDVSDKIRIQYASKYAQTANYWKYFIGQNKGLRRLDVIGKKQTLEKQFTDWVNASPERQKLYGNVLSTIEKSYSDTKEKSLAYQYVSEALFQGPELVLFPFQSMQLYQILSTEKPDEQAITTTAQEIKIAAKAFFKDYNQSTDKKIFIALLKMYYEDLPQTYHLEIFSTIQNKFKGDFNKFADEVYKKSIFADEERFNKFLDKPSKKIIENDYAFDIARQIVMRYYSLEGLESDDAKNAKRLFEKGIMEMQTNKSFYPDANSTIRLTYGTVGDYKPTDAVSYHYYTTLTGIMEKEDPKNDEFVVSPKLKDLYNKKDFGQYAATTGEMRVCFTTNNDITGGNSGSAVINGNGELIGIAFDGNWEAMSGDIAYENTLQKCINVDVRYVLFVIDKFAGAKNLIDEMKLVK